The Deltaproteobacteria bacterium region TCCACCTGTTGTCGCCGAATTCTTCTATTTCTTCTCCCGTAGCTCTCATGAGCACGTAAATGTAGCCGCTGTCGTCTATCAGCGGATTCCCGGTTTTAAAGTCCGGAAGAGCTTCAGGCTCACACTCCCAATTGTCAGGCCTGAGCTCCAGAAATTCGACACATTCGATGAAGCTACCCTCATGTCTCGGCTCGAGCCCTTCAAGGGACCGAGTGTCAATGCTTATAAACCATACTTCCGCCATGTTATCACCTCCTTCACAGGAATCATGATACGGGAAAATGTCCGGGCGCCTTTAAACGTGCCTGAGCGCTTTCTTGCCTATATCCGTTCGGTAATAAAGAGACTCGCAATCGATTTCCCCCACTGCTCTGTACGCAAGCTCTATGGCACCTCGAACGTCCTTGCCGAGCGCGGTTATACCCAGAACCCTTCCTCCGCTGGTAACCACATTCCCCTCTTCAACCGCAGTGCCGGAATGAAAGACGAGCACGTTTTCCATCTTGTCGAGCTTATCCAGTCCTTTTATTTGGGCTCCGCGCTTGTAATCCCCAGGATACCCCTTCGAAGCCAGAACCACACAGACGGAAGCCTCTTCTTTCCATTCTATCGTTTCGTCGGAAAGACCCTCCCCGGCAACAGCTTTCAGAACAGGGACAATATCGGAATCTATTCTCATCAGAAGGGGCTGCGCCTCCGGGTCTCCGAACCTGCAGTTGAACTCGAGAACCCTGGGTTCGGAATCCTCGATCATCAGACCCGCGTACAGGATGCCCTTGTACTCCCTGCCCTCTTCCTTCATAGCCCTTATCGTGGGAATCATTATCCGGTTCATCACTTTTTCCGTGAGCTCGGGCGTAAGAACGGGGGCGGGAGAGTACGCTCCCATTCCCCCCGTATTAGGGCCCTCATCACCGTCAAGAAGCGCTTTGTGGTCCTGGGATGATTCCAGAGGAATTACATTCGTTCCGTCGGTAAAAGCGAAGAAGGATACTTCTTCGCCCCTGAGGAACTGCTCCACCACAACCATATCGCCCGAATCGCCGAAAATCTTTCGCCTCATTATATCGTCGAGGACCTCTACGGCCTGTTCCTCGGTTTCGCAAATAAACACCCCTTTTCCGGCGGCGAGGCCGTCGGCCTTTACAACCAGAGGAGGCTTGACCTCCCTGACCCAGTTTACGGCCTCATCAAAATTACGGAAGGCGGAGAAAAAAGCCGTCGGGATATCGTATTTCTTCATTAAATTCTTTGAGAAGACCTTGCTCGTCTCGATCTCCGCCGCGGCGCTCGCAGGGCCGAATATATCGAGGCCCTCTTCACAGAACCTGTCCACAATCCCGAGCGAGAGGGGAAACTCCGGCCCCACGACCGTGAGGTCTATCTCCTCCGCCCTGGCGAACCTGAGCAGCCCCTCGACGTCCGAAACTTTAATATCAACGCAATCGGCGTGCCCGGCGATACCCGGATTGCCCGGAGCGCAGTAAAGCGTTTGAACAAGGGGGCTCTGCCTTATTTTCCAGCAAAGGGCGTGTTCTCTGCCCCCGCTTCCTACGACGAGCACTTTCATAGTATTTGCAATTACCTCTTCAATTACGGTTTGTAGTGCAAGAAGCCCGTTAATTTACCAGATATTATGCGGTTGTAAAAACGCATTATGTAATAATCCTCTTTTTTGTGAAAGATCCGGTCCGAATACGCCCGAAAGACGCATGCCTGATTCAAGACAAAACGAGCTCCTTTCTGATAAATACGATATTTTGATATGTAAATATCTCTGCAAAAAAAGGTCGATACGGCCTCAATCCCAGCAATCGACCATAGGGCAATATCCGAAAGGGTTCATAGTCGTCCAGGAAATCCATAAAGTTTCTGAGAAACGTCCCGGAATAGATATTCATTTCATTGAATTCGATAAGAATGTATGGAACCTTTTGCCGACGTATTGTTTCTCCAAGTCCCTTGAGTACGTTAAACTCAAATCCTTCCACATCTATTTTTACGAAAACAACTTGTAATTCGTTCTCGGAAACAACGTCATCAAGTTTCCGAACCGGGACCTCCCATTCAGCAGCTGTTACATGATGGGCCTCTTCAATTGCTTCTCTGAAAAAAGACGCGTGTGTAGATCCCCTCCTGTCGCTATAGTCAAACAAAGACAAAGTCGCATCCCGGTCACCCGCTCCAATATTTAGCAGTGTCACACGATCATTATGCACATATCTGTTATATAACCTTTCGAACGTCCGGGGATGCGGCTCTACAGCAACCACATTTAAGAAGTCGCTGTTGTTTAAAACCTCTTGAGTAAAATTCCCCTCGTTTGCTCCAACATCGAGAATAGTGTTGTTCGGTCCGTCAATTTTGAGAAGGACACTTTTGGTAAACGGTATTTCTCCGCTTAATTTTTTGGTTCCATAATTTCGGACGCCCAGACCTTTAAGACCCAGCAAAACCAGAATTTCGTTAAACCTGCTGCATTCAGGCCTACCGAAAATTTTAGCGTGAAGACTTGACAGAAGCTTGAGCAGTTTGAACTTCATTCGGATAATCTCGTCGAACAAAATTTCGAGATCAGGACCGGGATGCGAAACCAAAGACCGTCTGTATTAATGGCGGTTCTGAGACAGACACTCAGTCCTCAGGAATGCGCGCGGGAAACGCTACTCTACGGTCACAACCTTTGCCAGATTTCTCGG contains the following coding sequences:
- a CDS encoding FkbM family methyltransferase, which gives rise to MKFKLLKLLSSLHAKIFGRPECSRFNEILVLLGLKGLGVRNYGTKKLSGEIPFTKSVLLKIDGPNNTILDVGANEGNFTQEVLNNSDFLNVVAVEPHPRTFERLYNRYVHNDRVTLLNIGAGDRDATLSLFDYSDRRGSTHASFFREAIEEAHHVTAAEWEVPVRKLDDVVSENELQVVFVKIDVEGFEFNVLKGLGETIRRQKVPYILIEFNEMNIYSGTFLRNFMDFLDDYEPFRILPYGRLLGLRPYRPFFAEIFTYQNIVFIRKELVLS
- the purD gene encoding phosphoribosylamine--glycine ligase → MKVLVVGSGGREHALCWKIRQSPLVQTLYCAPGNPGIAGHADCVDIKVSDVEGLLRFARAEEIDLTVVGPEFPLSLGIVDRFCEEGLDIFGPASAAAEIETSKVFSKNLMKKYDIPTAFFSAFRNFDEAVNWVREVKPPLVVKADGLAAGKGVFICETEEQAVEVLDDIMRRKIFGDSGDMVVVEQFLRGEEVSFFAFTDGTNVIPLESSQDHKALLDGDEGPNTGGMGAYSPAPVLTPELTEKVMNRIMIPTIRAMKEEGREYKGILYAGLMIEDSEPRVLEFNCRFGDPEAQPLLMRIDSDIVPVLKAVAGEGLSDETIEWKEEASVCVVLASKGYPGDYKRGAQIKGLDKLDKMENVLVFHSGTAVEEGNVVTSGGRVLGITALGKDVRGAIELAYRAVGEIDCESLYYRTDIGKKALRHV